In Yamadazyma tenuis chromosome 7, complete sequence, the sequence GAAATCTATTTCGAGGGAGCAACCGGGGATAAATGTCGTAGATAGTAGACAAAGATCGACTACAGTTACTATTCCAACGAACATTATGCGTCTCTATTCGGTCTGCCCCCAGCTTCACAAGCCTGTCTTGCCGCGTCACTCAAACTACTGAAGGGTCTTGCCTTTCCAGGACTCAGCCATCGCACATTCTTTGACAATTCCAACTCCGTTCGGTTATGGAGTCAAGATCCGAGTCGCTATCTACTATTCTGAAAACATTTTCATCCTCCGAAAACCAACCCATAAAATAACTTCTTTTCAGAGAAACGACATAAAATTTTCCAGCGACATTAAAGCATTTCCGAGGATTACCAAATAAATTTTTGTAACCTGCAACTCCTTGCAACTGATTGTATTAAGTTCGTTATAAGAGCTTCTATGCATATCACAATTTCCAGATTTAGATGATTATTAACATATATATGTAACAGGACGCCATGGAGTCTTACAATATTGAACTATTGGCCCACAGTTCCAGGAGCTTTTGAAAATCATCAGCTGTACAACTGTTAGACGAAACGATAATTCCATCAATGTTCTTTATGATGCTCCTGTGATTTTTTGGTGTCACGTTCGTTTTGTTTTACTTTTATAAGAAGGCTTCAGCCGTTCAACACTTGTTAGAAAGGATTGTATGGTGGCCGGAAAATTCAGCGAATTGGTTTTTTAACACTTGTTAATAACGATGGCATTGTAGTTGATGATTCGTTGAATTGGTTTTCAATCCAGTCGTCCTTCAACGAGAGAAGGTTTGCAAGTTAAATTGAGTTTTTAACTGCTTCTGTTGGTGAATCATTCTGTCATAATTGATAAATTTAATGCTTAGGCATTCTGTAGTGCATACTAACATCTACTGACCTGAGCCTATTGTGTTGCTGGGGGAGGTCCCAGGGGACGGGTGAAGTTATAtaaatcttcttcttctcccGCCTGCCTTCGATGCTGTGTAGAATCAGTAGCATTCTCAACTGCTGGTATTTCGCTCAACGCTATTCCATCACTATTCAGAGTGGCTCTACGATGTGCTTCTGATGGCTGGCTAACACCTGGTACCTTGGGGGTATAAGGGGTTGATACTTTAGCATTGGGATTAGGGTGAAATTCACCTGTAGCATCGTAATAGCCCATGTCCTGATCATTGGCTCTCTCGGTGTAAGTGGGCACATAAGTTTGGGGAACATATGAATCatgatttcttgttgatggctGGTTGTATTGGGTTTGAGATTGGACGTATGACGGAGGTGTCATCCACCTTGTACCATATATAGGCTGGAGTCCACTGGATGACCTTTTTTTATTAACTCTAATGGTCCCAACTACCACAAGGAGGATAACCGCAAGAAAGATCCCAAAAAATGCCCATCTCGCCCCATTGCTGGAGTCAAATCCATATCTCTTGGTCAAGGACACTGTCGGCAGCATTGAATTAGAAATAATAAGGACTGCCATTACGTTAAATGCTTTagaactttttgatttaTGAGGTGATACAGTGAGACGGTGGTAATTGTTAATGCTGTACTAACAAGACTTTGACGGCTTTGACAAAATAAACCAAGAATGTGTTATGAACTCTATATGTTCCAATGTCCCAAATAAACAGAAACAATAAACTTGATCTAACCTCCTTTAGCAAGAAGATAATAATAAACTAGTTGACGAAACTTTAGCCCCCAGAAAATTTCGAGCCTTTTTGAGGCTGGTGTTAAAAATGCAGTGACCAAAGAATAGTTTATTCAAATTACCTTGTTATTTCTTTCCCGCAGTTGGTTGTTAATTGACTAGAGACAGATGATTGCCATAATGTCCTTCTACCCAAAGATAACCACTACCCCTGACAGCATCTGGGAGCCTCATTGTTAAAGATAGGAGCTGCGCACAATTTTTTTACTTATATATATCTCTATCTACACCCGTCAATTGCCTCCTGATGGGTGTGAACGGAATCGAAGCTGGTGCTTCTCTACAAGATGATGTATCCAAACAGGCACAAGAGTTCGTTGATGTGAAATGTTTTGACTTACCTCTCGAGTACGAGTTACCTTATCCCTTACTTTTTCTCTTTTCCCTTGCTAACAAACTCTAAGGTTGTCTGTCCTACAAAAATTGAAATACATCAATGAACAAGTGCTTAAGTTGTTTCTCGCCTGCTCTCCATTTCAATTGACTCTCAGAGCTAAAACAGGTTCAATCAGATGTTTTCCTTCTGTTGGTCATGAAGATCGAAGCTTGATGAAGTTTACCGCTATAATCACATTGATCAAGCATCTCATCCAAAATTTAGAATCAGGAATCTATACAACAAAACGACACCTATATTACCAAGATGTTGAATTGTTCCAGAAGGATCAGTCTGAATGTAATCAACTACTTGATTTATTGGCACATTCTCTCAAGGCATCAATCACTCAATTGAACATTTACCCTAATCAAAAGGGCATGATGTTCGCTCTTGGTTTCGATGATGCCATATTAATTCCTATCAAATATCAACTGGTAATAGAGAAAATACATCCTCACATCCGGCTGGTGGTGATAGTAGAAAAAGATGCTATCTTTCGATCTTTAGTCAGCTGCATCAAAACTCAGGGCCAAGAAAAACACAAAGGCATCCTCTTTGTGACTGGAAAAGGCTTTCCAGATCTATTAACCAAAAGCTTTATTTGGCACTTGGCATGTAGCGGTTTACCTATTTACGGATTTATGGATTCAGATATTTATGGtattttgattttcaagtcctaTAGGGAATTCAATAAGGGGGTAGCCACAGAAAGATTTACATTTCTTGGATGTTTTATCTTAGAATATCAACATGGATTTATGGCCATTAATTCTCGCGATGTCTCTTTGGGTGTAAGCACTTTAAAAAAGTTTGCATCCgttgaagatcaagagGCTCTCAAATGGAAGCGTGAAATTCAAAGAGGATTATACCTCCACAAAAAGGCTGAAATGAATGTAATATCTGAGAAAATCCAAAGTGATTACAGTACCCTACACTATATACTTGCCAAGATCGATCTGgaaattttgcagcttCAGTGGCAGTAAATCGCAATTATCTCATATCACGTGATGTATTTTTAACTGTTTACGTGTGTTTACCCACATTCGACGAAATAAAAGGTGCTCCCAATTCTCTAGTTTTTCACTTCAATTCAACTAACACAAAGCAATGTCTTATTCTACTCGTCAAATCGGTGCTGCCAATACCTTGGACTTTAAAGTCtacttggagaaagatGGCAAGCCAGTGTCTCCTTTCCATGACATCCCATTATATGCTAATGAAGAAAAAACTGTCTTGAACATGATTGTCGAGGTTCCAAGATGGACCAACGCTAAATTGGAAATCTctaaagaagaaaagttgaaccCAATCattcaagatatcaagaagGGTAAGTTGAGATTTGTCAGAAACTGTTTCCCCCACCATGGTTATATTCACAATTACGGTGCTTTCCCACAAACTTGGGAAGACCCAAACCAGCAACACCCAGAAACCAAGGCCAAGGGTGACAACGATCCTTTAGATGTTTGTGAAATTGGTGAACAGGTTGGTTACGTCGGccaagtcaaacaagtcAAGGTCTTGGGTGTTATGGCTTTGTTGGATGAAGGGGAAACCGATTGGAAGGTTATTGttattgatatcaatgaCCCATTGGCACCAAAGTTAAACgacattgaagatgttgaaactCACTTGCCAGGTTTATTGAGAGCCACTAATGAATGGTTCAGAATCTACAAAATCCCAGATGGTAAGCCTGAAAACCAGTTTGCTTTCTCCGGTGAATGTAAAAACAAGAAATATGCTGAAGAAATTGTCAACGAATGTGCTGAAGCTTGGGataagttgatcaaggGCCAAGTTGACCCTAAGGGAATTGAATTAACCAACACTACCTTGTCTACCTCCTCTTCCGTCGATATCCCAGCTGCTTCCCCAGCCCCAGCCGCCCCAATTGATAAATCAGTTGACAAGTGGTTCTTCATCTCTGGTGCTCATTAAATGATCTCTCTTGTATACTTTTATATAATATTATAGCGTAAGATCATTATTATTGTGAGCGTTCGAACTAACTAGAAATTTGAGATACGCGTTTTCTTACTATCCAGTAATGGATATTCATAGAGAGTTGGCTGTAGATCTGGCCGCCTATTCGGCCCTAATATCAGTTATGGAGCTTCATGGAATATCTACAGTGGACCTAATAATGCAATCTTCTGACATGCTCGGACTTCTGAAAAGACTAGGCAGGTCAATACGAGAGATAGAGAACTTCATTAGATTAATACAAGTAGCTGATGAACCAGCCCAAAATGTGAATGGAAAAATACAAACCTTTATCAAGACAGGTCTCGATCAGCTCGATGACCTACTAGGCGGAGGCATCCCTGTTGGACAAGTGACTGAGATTTTTGGAGCTAGTGGCTCCGCCAAGTCTCAGTTCCTTTTCCAGGTAAGCTGCATGTCACAATTAAGTGTCCGTAACAAGGTTGTGTTTGTTAACACAGAAACCTTTCTAGAAACCAAGAGGCTCAATGAAATGATAGAAAATGCTGATGAACCGTCCATTTCTATGAAGAATATTGATTATATATACTGTCAAGATCTAGAGATATTGGATCATATCTTATACGGTCAACTCCCTGTCAAACTAGAGAAGGATAGAAGTCAAATAAGATGTGTCATCATTGACTCCATTGGACACCACCTTCGAAAGGATGAGTCTGTGACAAGCACTTCATTTCTCAAGAAATATGTCCACAGCCAATACGAAGAAAACCCTTCAAACCTTCTTTTATCCAAATTCAAGGCTTCAAATGAAAAACAATTCAACACTTTTTTCAAAACAACTGAGCAATACGACTTAAGAATTAATAAAAAGATGTATTTGTTAAGGTTGTACAAACatttggccaacttggcTAAAAAATATGATGTTGCAATTGTCGTCTCCAATCAAGTTACGGATCAAGTTAATAATACTGAATCTCACAACATGGAAAATGAGG encodes:
- the MAF1 gene encoding RNA polymerase III-inhibiting protein maf1 (EggNog:ENOG503NXHA; BUSCO:EOG09263FKC; COG:K); protein product: MSYSTRQIGAANTLDFKVYLEKDGKPVSPFHDIPLYANEEKTVLNMIVEVPRWTNAKLEISKEEKLNPIIQDIKKGKLRFVRNCFPHHGYIHNYGAFPQTWEDPNQQHPETKAKGDNDPLDVCEIGEQVGYVGQVKQVKVLGVMALLDEGETDWKVIVIDINDPLAPKLNDIEDVETHLPGLLRATNEWFRIYKIPDGKPENQFAFSGECKNKKYAEEIVNECAEAWDKLIKGQVDPKGIELTNTTLSTSSSVDIPAASPAPAAPIDKSVDKWFFISVADEPAQNVNGKIQTFIKTGLDQLDDLLGGGIPVGQVTEIFGASGSAKSQFLFQVSCMSQLSVRNKVVFVNTETFLETKRLNEMIENADEPSISMKNIDYIYCQDLEILDHILYGQLPVKLEKDRSQIRCVIIDSIGHHLRKDESVTSTSFLKKYVHSQYEENPSNLLLSKFKASNEKQFNTFFKTTEQYDLRINKKMYLLRLYKHLANLAKKYDVAIVVSNQVTDQVNNTESHNMENEDSSVLDLDYQVGGMSGWDEKVIKAFQNSTVGSKLEESVSDILRNGRKRPHNTLDPESDPNEIKRTNYDTLKIDYDSVKRAMTHSMKYLDEIDIELVNQELNFHTNDNSLVIKGGCDLFTTKPIASDRKLYKSIDKHLTQMIQENQLSKTKDRRNSSSSLIESSPNSQPYPFRSRHGSSNERRSSTNTTDTSLDSVDAIDDSPFGSLKTPSTKWTFANLIAILNTTFPDHDFSNLQPTTENFSRIHNCEDLIHRFNNIMVSLGKSEETINWMWDRIDSHMGMLPRGSPNFQPNDTRTISRKYSNSGNGTEGLPPCQIFEFVPSDQSIIEDLNLPYQTMWSYYWFIYNKKKKKVAFIYLTAINKIHYSMINGNRKASFRSSMKFDRSNIIGNDDEAIDDISMDEYDEEVLIDDDSDVDDLVI